From a single Saimiri boliviensis isolate mSaiBol1 chromosome 7, mSaiBol1.pri, whole genome shotgun sequence genomic region:
- the GPRC5A gene encoding retinoic acid-induced protein 3, whose product MSAIAPDGCRNDLNPRYYRLCDKAAAWGIVLETVAAAGVVTSVAFMLALLILIGKVQDSNKRKMLPTQFLFLLGVLGIFGLTFAFIIRLDGSTGPTRFFLFGILFSICFSCLLAHALNLTKLVRGRKPLSLLVILGLAVGFSLVQDVIAIEYVVLTMNRTNVNVFSELSAPYRNEDFVLLLIYILFLMALTFLTSSFTFCGSFVGWKRHGAHIYLTMLLSVGIWVAWITLLLLPDFDRQWDDTILSSALAANGWVFLLAYVSPEFWLLTKQRNPMDYPVDDAFCKPQLMKKSYGVENRAYSQEEITQGFEETGDTLYAPYATHFQLQSRPPQKEFSIPRAHTRSSPYND is encoded by the exons ATGTCTGCAATAGCCCCTGATGGTTGCCGCAACGACCTGAACCCCAGGTACTACAGACTCTGTGATAAGGCTGCAGCCTGGGGCATCGTCCTGGAAACAGTGGCTGCAGCCGGGGTTGTGACCTCGGTGGCCTTCATGCTTGCTCTCCTGATCCTCATTGGCAAGGTGCAGGACTCCAACAAGCGAAAGATGCTCCCTACtcagtttctcttcctcctgggtgTGTTGGGCATCTTTGGCCTCACCTTCGCCTTCATCATCAGACTGGACGGGAGCACGGGGCCCACACGCTTCTTCCTCTTTGGGATTCTCTTTTCCAtctgcttctcctgcctcctaGCCCATGCTCTCAATCTGACGAAGCTTGTCCGTGGGAGGAAGCCCCTCTCCCTGCTGGTGATTCTGGGTCTGGCCGTGGGCTTCAGCCTGGTCCAGGATGTCATCGCTATTGAATATGTTGTCCTGACCATGAATAGGACCAACGTCAATGTCTTTTCTGAGCTTTCCGCTCCTTATCGCAATGAAGACTTTGTCCTCCTGCTCATCTACATCCTCTTCTTGATGGCGCTGACCTTCCTCAcgtcctccttcaccttctgtgGTTCCTTCGTGGGCTGGAAGAGACACGGGGCCCACATCTACCTCACCATGCTCCTCTCTGTGGGCATCTGGGTGGCCTGGATCACTCTGCTCCTGCTTCCCGACTTTGACCGCCAGTGGGATGACACCATCCTCAGCTCTGCCTTGGCTGCCAATGGCTGGGTGTTCCTGTTGGCTTATGTCAGTCCCGAGTTCTGGCTGCTCACAAAGCAACGAAACCCCATGGATTACCCTGTTGATGATGCTTTCTGTAAACCTCAACTCATGAAGAAGAGCTATGGTGTAGAGAACAGAGCCTACTCTCAAGAGGAAATCACTCAAG GTTTTGAAGAGACAGGGGACACACTCTATGCCCCCTATGCCACACATTTTCAGCTGCAG AGTCGGCCTCCCCAAAAGGAATTCTCCATCCCACGGGCCCACACCCGGTCGAGCCCTTACAATGactag